Part of the Nostoc sp. ATCC 53789 genome, TCATCAGTCTGGGATGTAGTGTATTTGCATTAGCAGCAGGTTATCTGCTCTCTAAAAGCATCTCAAAACCGATTAAACAACTCCAGCAAGCTGTGGTAAATCTGACTGAAGGTAAACTCGATACTAGAGTTAGTATTCGCTCCCAGGATGAGATTGGCGAGTTAGCCACCTCGTTCAATAAAATGGCGGACGATCTGCAATATTCTAGAAATGAATTGGTCAACGCCAATGAACAATTACGAGACGAAATTACCGAACGCCAAGAAGCAGAAGCAGAACTTCAGCAAGCTCTGAAAGACCTGCAAAAAACCCAAATTCAATTAATTCAATCTGAAAAAATGTCAAGTCTGGGTCAACTAGTCGCGGGAGTTGCCCATGAAATCAACAATCCGGTTAATTTTATCTACGGCAACCTCGAATACACTGATGATTACACTCAACAGATGTTGCTGTTAATTAAGCTTTATCAAAAACACTACCCCTATCCAGAGCCAGAAATTCAAAATGCTAACCAACTGAACGATATTGAGTACCTAATAGAAGATTTGCCTAAGATGTTAACCTCAATGAAAATGGGGGCTAAACGCATCCGGGAAATTGTTCTCAGTTTACGAATTTTCTCTCGCTTGGATGAAGCTGAGTTCAAAACGGCTGATTTGCATGAAGGAATCGACAGTACTCTGTTAATTTTGCAACATCGGCTCAAGGCACTAAATAATCGCCCTCAAATTGAAGTGGTCAAAGAGTATGGAAAAATGCCTAAAATTCAGTGTTTTGCAGGGCAAATGAATCAGGTATTTATGAACCTCTTGGCAAATGCAATCGATGCTTTAGAAGAGTGTTTCCAAAAAGAACTTTGTCCAAATCCCTTAATTCGCATTTCTTCGGAACAGGTAAATGAAAATGTTGTGATTCGGATTGCTGATAATGGATCGGGAATTCCAAAAGAAATTCAGTCGCGTTTATTTGACCCTTTTTTCACTACGAAAGCAGTTGGTAAGGGGACTGGTATGGGATTATCGATCAGCTACCAGATAATTACTGAAAA contains:
- a CDS encoding ATP-binding protein, producing MKISQKLISGILGMATISVIVGAISADQQLKIAKYLAQQEAEEVAGLLGYFVSHELEYHELRSREKMLAHLQNHVELLHKQRQRDLEIVDRNKIILADVVAEDIGTRLDHDRNNEVGKTIQDGIPRTYVESSPEYPNGIQLIAVAFKTGKGETIGAVILEYTPLYKAALATAEKNIIVTLFISLGCSVFALAAGYLLSKSISKPIKQLQQAVVNLTEGKLDTRVSIRSQDEIGELATSFNKMADDLQYSRNELVNANEQLRDEITERQEAEAELQQALKDLQKTQIQLIQSEKMSSLGQLVAGVAHEINNPVNFIYGNLEYTDDYTQQMLLLIKLYQKHYPYPEPEIQNANQLNDIEYLIEDLPKMLTSMKMGAKRIREIVLSLRIFSRLDEAEFKTADLHEGIDSTLLILQHRLKALNNRPQIEVVKEYGKMPKIQCFAGQMNQVFMNLLANAIDALEECFQKELCPNPLIRISSEQVNENVVIRIADNGSGIPKEIQSRLFDPFFTTKAVGKGTGMGLSISYQIITEKHGGSLECISSPGQGAEFVIAIPIRAGKLAQSSISDRIIG